Below is a window of Candidatus Neomarinimicrobiota bacterium DNA.
ATCTTGTAGAATCATTTTATTATCATTTATAATATTCTTTAACATTGCTTTCTTGCAAGGACAAACCAATAACGCCAAGTCTGAATATATATCATTTGATGTGGATTATGCCTCCTTTAAGGCTGAAGAGGGGAAGTTACTGTTAGAAGTATATTTTCTCGTTTCAAGATCAGAATTTAAGTTCAACAAAGAAGAAGAAAAATTTGCTTCAAGGCATACTATCGAAATCGAAATATTTAGAAATGATACTCTTATAGTTGAAGACGCATGGGAGAGGATTGACAGAACAGAAGATGTTGAATCAGTAAGCTCGTCGCAATTATTACCCGATTTTTCAGCATTTGTACTTCCTGCCGGTATTTATAATATGCGAGTTGTAATGACCGATGTGAACACCAAAATTTCGGGAGTGAAACAAGAACGAATCGTATTGCAATCATATCAGAGTGATGAATTAGTTCTTAGTGATGTGGAGTTTGCAACTTCTATAAAAAGCGTTGAAAGCAATGGAATATTTACAAAATACGGAAGGGACATAATCCCCAATGCAGCTTCCACTTACGGCAACGAGTTACCCGTTCTTTATCTATATTGTGAGATTTACAATTTGAAGAGTGAAGAGGAGTTCAAAGATACCGAATATCAGGTTGAGTATATGGTTACAGACTTGAACGGAGAAGAGATCATTAAACTCCCGGCAAAGGTTATCAAAAAACCCGGTCAATCAAGTATTGATATGGGCGGCATAAATGTGGTCTCCCTTAGAAGTAAAGGCTATATTTTTAGGATAAGGGTCACTGATTTAGCAACAAATGAAGTCGCGACACGAAGCAAAAAATTCTTCATTTACCGACCCGGCGAGGTGCAAGTATTAGCTGAGGGCAATCCATCTGATGCGTTTATAGGCGATGGCAGCTACCTTGAGAGCATATACGCGGAAATGACGCTGAAAGAATTAGATGATGAGTGGGAAAAACTTAAAATTCTTGCGAATAAAAATGAACGGAATCTGTATAAAGGCTCCGAGGAAGCAGCAAGGCGGAAAGTAATTTTAAACTATTGGAAGGTAAGAGAAGGAAGAGTATCGCGTGATGATTATCTTGAACGCGCCGCATTGGCTAAAAGGCAGTGGTCAGGAATGAGAGACGGTTGGAAGACAGACAGGGGTCGCGTGATTCTCACCTATGGCAAACCTGATGAGATTGACAGGAATCCGCACAGCGTAGATTCGCGACCATTTGAAATCTGGCGGTATTTTAATATTGAGGGCGGAATTGAATTCGTCTTTGTAGATAAACAAGGATTTTCTGATTATGAATTGGTGCATTCCAGCGCAAGAAACGAACTTCAAGATTACAATTGGCAGCGTTGGATACAATTTTCTGCAACACAATCAAGTCAAATCGGTACTATTGGGCGTTGAATTTTTTACTAAAGAGTCTTTCCCCTTAAGTTAAGAGAAATGCCGGAATAATTTTGGAAAGTATAAAGATCGGCATTGATTTAGGGGGCTCAAAATTTCGTATTGGACTTGTGAACTCCGATAACGCATTTATCGGTGATTCCATTCGGGTACCTATTGATGAAATAATCGAATCAGATGAACTTGTCAGTCGAATCACAGATTCGGTAAATTCTATATTGGATTCCAACGGGCTGACTAAGAAGGATATTGTCGGTATGGGAATCGGCTCACCCGGACCGCTTGATCCGGAAACCGGCATAATACTTGAAACTCTAAATTTGAAATATCTCAGGGGATATCCCTTGGGTGATAAATTGAAAGAATCCCTATCATTGAATATTGTAATCGGTAATGATGCAAATTGTTTCGTTCTTGGACAGCAACTCGCAGGAGCGGCTGCCGGATATCAAAATGTATTCGGGATAACCCTGGGCACCGGATTTGGATGTGGCGTAATAATTGATGGAGCTTTATTAGAAGGGTCAACAGGTACAGCCGGCGAATTCGCTATTTCGCCCTATCTTGATGGTACGTTCGAAGATTATATAAGCGGAAGAGGGCTTAAAAAGATTTACAAAAAATTATCAGGCGAGCTAAAACGCCCATTCCAAATTGAAGATGAAGCGCGAAACGGATCCACCGTTGCTATTGAGGCTTTTCAGGAGTTCGGATATCATATCGGGAATTCATTATCTTATATTGTGAATCTCCTCGATCCTGAAATAATAGTTATTGGAGGTTCAATAGCCAACGCGTATGATTTGTTTATTGAATCTGTTTGGAAAAACCTCAATAAAAATATTTATAAGATACCTGCTGAGCGTCTCAAAATAGAACCTGCCGTGGATGGAGAGCTGAACGCTGTGTTAGGGGCAGCAATGCTGGTTGATGCGAGGACAAAACGTATTCCGGGCAAGGAATAAGCAATTACCGATAAATCAAAAAAATAAATAGGAATCTATAATGATCAACGATAATAATCCGTTTGATATTGCAATGCATAATTTTGATTTGGCTGCCGAAAAATTGGGGCTGAGTGAAAATATGAGACAAAGAATTAAATTCCCTCAGAGGGTATTAATAGTTTCCATACCGGTTAGGATGGATAATGGCGACGTTTTTAGATTTGAAGGTTACAGAGTGCAGCACAATATGATGAGAGGTCCCGCGAAGGGGGGTGTCAGGTATCATCCAAACGTGACGATGGATGAAGTGAAAGCGCTTGCAACATGGATGACGTGGAAATGCGCGGTTGTGGGAATTCCTTATGGCGGCGGGAAAGGAGGAGTAACCTGTAATCCGAAAGAAATGTCTCAGAACGAACTTGAGCGTCTCACACGTCGGTATTTCAGTGAGATTATGCCGATCATAGGTCCCGAAAAGGATATACCCGCTCCTGATGTATACACAAACGCCCAAACTATGGCCTGGATGATGGATACTTTCAGCGTAAATAAAGGATATACTGTTCCCGGTGTGGTGACAGGTAAGCCTATTGAAATTGGAGGTTCCCTGGGTAGGGAATCCGCTACTGCCCGCGGAGTTATCTATACAGTCGAAAGTGCGGCAAAGCATCTTAATATTGATCTGTCCAACGCTACCTGTGCCGTTCAGGGCTATGGAAATGCCGGGGGTAACGCAGCAAGATTAATCCATGAACTTGGAACCAAAGTAGTTGCCGTTTCCGATTCAAAGGGGGGTATTTATAATAAAAACGGATTAGATCCTGATGAAGTAGCGAAGCATAAAAAAGAGACCGATTCTGTAATAGGCTTTTCCGGTGCGGATGACATTACAAATACAGAACTTCTTGCCATTGAGTGTGATATCTTGATTCCTGCTGCCTTAGAAAATGCGATTACTAAAGAAAATGCCGATGATGTGAAAGCAAAAATAATAGCGGAAGCAGCTAATGGACCTACTACTCCTGAAGCTGATAAAATCCTTGAGGACAAGGGAATATTTATTATTCCTGATATTCTAGCTAATGCGGGCGGAGTAACAGTTTCATACTTTGAATGGGTTCAAAACGGTCAGAATTTTTTCTGGTCGTTAGAAGAGATAAATGACCGTCTCCGTACTGTAATGCTGGAGGCATTTAAATCGGTATTTGAGACGAAAGAAAAGTATCATGCGCATATGAGAATTGCCGCGAATATGCTTGGAATCAGCCGTGTAGCTGAGGCAGCGGAACTAAGAGGACTTTATCCGTAAAGACTTTACTTTTGGACTGACATCTCTGATAAAAAACGGTACCCTGGAACTATGGCGGGGTCTTCGGGATTTTGTTTATCCTCCATATTGTATGCTGTGTGATGCGTCATTAGAGCCGGAAAATAAACTTGTTTGTAATAGCTGTTGGGAGAGATTAAATCCCGCCGAAGAATTAGAAAGTTTTATTTCGCAGGATCAGATTTTTTCTGTTTTTCCGTATTCTCCTGATATGAAAACTATCATTCACGAATTGAAGTATTACGGGAAGACTCATCTTGCCGGAAATCTCGGGAATGCGGTAGGCAAGTTAATATTAGAAAACAAGCAGTTATCCAACGCCGATTATATCGTTCCGGTACCTCTCCACAAGGTGAGATTGCGCTCAAGAGGGTTTAATCAAAGCGAACTCCTATCAGAGAAAATATCAGAAGTTACGGGAATATCTTGCGTCGCCGGTCAACTAATTAGAAAGCGGTATACTGAGACACAGGCGACTTTACCTCTGAATAAACGAGCTAAAAATGTTGAGGGAGCTTTTCAAATAAAAGACGATAAAATATTTAATAAGAAACGCGTTATCCTTGTTGATGATGTAATTACCACCGGCAGCACATTATTAGAATGTATTAAAGTTCTCAAAGCGGGTGGAGCCGGGGAAGTTAAAGCGGTAACGGCTGCGATGGCTTAAATATAGCAGATATGAGTCAATTGCAAATCCACTGATTTTGTAGTATATTGACCTCTCTTTAAAACAGATTTGAGGATTGATATGCGTGCTTATAAAGGTGTAGATTTTTATGGAATTGATGGTCTTCTCAGTGAAGAAGAACGTCTGACGCGAGACAGCGTCCGCAATTTTGTAAGCGAAAAGGTTATGCCTGTCATAGTAGAAAACTATAGGGCGGGGAAATTTCCTGTCGAGATGGTTAATCAGCTGGCGGAATTAGGTGTTCTCGGAGTCAGCCTTCCTGAAGAATACGGGTGCGCAGGTTCATCGAGTTTCATCTATGGATTAATTTGTCAGGAGTTGGAACGGGGCGATTCAGGAATCAGAAGTTTTGTGAGCGTACAGAGCTCGCTTGTGATGTGGCCTATTTTCACTTTCGGCAGCGAAGAACAGAAGAAAAAATGGCTGCCGGTTATGGCAAAGGGAGAGGTGGTGGGGTGTTTTGGTCTCACGGAGTCTGATGCGGGTTCCAATCCCGCCGGAATGCGAGCTACGGCAAAGAAAGAAGAAAATGAATGGGTGCTGAACGGCTCCAAAATGTGGATTACCAATGGCTCTATGGCGGATTTAGCTTTGGTCTGGGCAAAGACCGATGACGGAATAAGAGGTTTTTTGGTGGAGAAAGGAACTCCGGGTTTTTCTGCGAATGAAATCAGAGGAAAACTCTCGCTGAGAGCTTCAGATACTTCCGAGTTAGTGTTTGATAATTGCCGGATTCCAATGGAAAATGTCTTGCCCGGAAGCGATGGATTAAAATCTCCCTTATCGTGTTTGACGCAAGCGAGATACGGAATAGCGTGGGGAGTTGTAGGCGCTGCGATGGCATGTTATGATGAGGCGCTGAATTATGCGAAGGAGCGAATTCAATTTGATAAACCGATAGCGTCATTTCAACTGGTTCAAAGAAAACTTGTGAATATGTTAACCGAAATAACCAAATCTCAGTTAATAGCATATCGTCTTGGAAGATTAAAGGACGAGGGTAAGGCGACTGTTGAACGTGTATCTTTCGCCAAGCGGAGCAACGTCAAATCAGCCTTGGAAGTAGCGAAACTTGCGAGAGAAATATTGGGCGCCGCCGGAATAACCGATGAGCATCAGGCAATGCGGCATATGGCAAATCTTGAATCCGTATATACATACGAAGGTACTCATGATATGCATACACTTATATTGGGCGAAAATATTACAGGAATTGGAGCGTTTAATTAATACAATATGAAAAAATTAGATCATGTAGCGGTTGCGGTAAAATCGATTGAAGATATGCGGCAATTATTCACTGATCTGCTTGGCGTGGAGCCCGAATTAGAAAATATACCGGATGAAAATGTAAACACCGCTGTTTATAATCTGAACGATGTTTCAATTGAGCTCATTGAACCGGCTGGCGAAGAAGGTCCTATAAACAGGTTTTTGGATAAAAGAGGAAACGGATTACATCATATTTGTTTTGAAGTAGATAATATCGAAGACGCTGTGAAAGAATATTCGAGTAAAGGTTTTGAAGTTATTGACTCCACTCCCAAAAGGGGAACAGGCGGGAAACAGATAGTTTTTCTACATCCGAAATCAACCGGCGGGATATTAATAGAGCTCAATTCAATTCCGGCAGAAGCGAGAAAGAGCGATGATTAAAATCGATGATCCAATATTGGCAGATCTGCCGAAAAGCCCGGGCTGCTACCTGTTTAAAAATTCTGACGGCGAGGTGATTTATGTAGGTAAGGCGAAAGTCTTGAAAAACAGAGTCCGCTCCTATTTTCTGAAAGGAACAGCTAAAGACGGCAAAACCAGATTATTGGTCAAAAAAATTAAAGATTTGGATTGGCTCGCCACAGACAACGAGGTGGAAGCGTTCATATTAGAAGCCAATCTTATAAAGGAACACAAACCGCGTTATAACATAACACTGAAGGATGATAAGAGTTTTCCATTTATAAGGATAACAAATGAGCCGTATCCTCAGGTTTTTCTCACGAGAAAAGTAATTCGTGACGGGTCGAAATATCTTGGACCGTTTACAAACGTTAAAAAAGTTCGTGATGCGTTGAAAGTTGTCAAAAAAGTTTTTTCTATACGCTCTTGTTCTTACAATATAAATGATGAATTTATCAGTCAGAAAAAAGCGAAAATCTGTCTCGATTTTCATATAAAAAAATGTGATGGCCCCTGTGAAGGATTAATCCCGCAGACAGATTACGCTTTAATGGTGAAGCAGGTGGAAGACTACCTCAACGGGAAAACTGCCGGCGTTATCAACTATCTCAAGCAGAAGATGAGCGATTCTGCCGCGGATGAAGAGTTTGAGGATGCGGCACGGTTTCGCGATCAACTCGAAATAGTAAAAAAACGGGCGGAAGCTCAAATGGTGGAGTCGTTTGAAAACAAGGATCGCGATTTCATAGCTATTTCGCATGAAGATGAAGATGCTTGTGGTGTAGTTATGCGGGTGCGTGAAGGGAAACTCATAGGTCAGGAACATTTTTTTCTCAAAGGTATTAATGAGGAGAAATCCGGAGTAGTACTTGAACAATTTTTAAGCCAATATTACACGAATTCAGAAACTGTTCCAAGAGAAGTGTACACGGATATTCAGATTGAAAACGCAAAATCCATTGAAGCTCTGCTTCAGAAGAAAAGTAGTAAAAGCGTTACTCTCGTACAGCCACAGCGAGGAAAAAAGCGGAAGCTTTTGAAAATGGCGATGAAAAACGCAGAACTGCATCTCAAGGAGTTTTTGCTGAACAGAATCGCCCGTGCAGATTACATCCCCAAAAGCCTTTCCGCGCTGAAAAAAGATCTTACTCTTGATGAAATACCTCGAAGAATCGAGGCATTTGACATATCCAATTTCCAGGGAGAAGATGCGGTGGGCGCAATGGTCTGTTTCATTAATGGGGCGCCTCGAAAAAGTGAATACAGGAAATTTAAGATTAAAACCGTTCAAGGACCTGATGATTTTTCTATGATGAGAGAACTGTTATTGAGGCATTATCGTCGTGTGCAGGACGAGGATAAACCGCTTCCTGATTTGATACTTATAGACGGAGGAAAAGGTCAGCTGTCGGCTGCGGTGACAGTTCTGAAAAATCTTGATCTGATGGATATTGCTCTGATAGGTCTAGCTAAAAGATTGGAAGAAGTATATAAACCTGAACATAGCGAATCACAGAATATAGCGAAAACTTCTCCCGGACTGAGTTTATTGAGGAGAATAAGAGATGAGTCCCATCGGTTCGCGGTCACTTATCACCGCAAACTTAGAAAGAAGAGGACACTGCACTCTGTTCTTGACGACGTCCGAGGTGTTGGTCCTAATAAGAGAAACGCCCTTTTAACTGAATTTAAATCAGTGAATGATATTAAAAACGCCAAAATCGAGGAGCTGCAGTCCGTTCAGGGAATATCTTCAAAACTTGCCGAATCTATAAAGAAGCAGTTAATTGAGCTAATGGATTGAAGATAAGAAATTTAAAATATTTTTTACTTCTGACATCACTATTCTGTTCATCTCTGTATGGGCAAAAAACAGCTGATCAGAGTACATTGGTTTTTCCTCAATTCAGGCATGCGCCTATAAGGAAAGTGGGTAAATATTATCTTTTACTTTATGCGGGAATGTCAACAAAAATAAAGAACCCACAGGGATTAGCCGTTGTAAAATTAAATTCAAGAGACGATCCTGATGTCTCTAAAGACGATGACGAGATAACCGTTTACGGAGTCAACAGCGATGATAACAGCGTTATATATAATAATTCCCTGCTTTCTATTGCCGTTTACGGCAAAG
It encodes the following:
- a CDS encoding excinuclease ABC subunit C yields the protein MIKIDDPILADLPKSPGCYLFKNSDGEVIYVGKAKVLKNRVRSYFLKGTAKDGKTRLLVKKIKDLDWLATDNEVEAFILEANLIKEHKPRYNITLKDDKSFPFIRITNEPYPQVFLTRKVIRDGSKYLGPFTNVKKVRDALKVVKKVFSIRSCSYNINDEFISQKKAKICLDFHIKKCDGPCEGLIPQTDYALMVKQVEDYLNGKTAGVINYLKQKMSDSAADEEFEDAARFRDQLEIVKKRAEAQMVESFENKDRDFIAISHEDEDACGVVMRVREGKLIGQEHFFLKGINEEKSGVVLEQFLSQYYTNSETVPREVYTDIQIENAKSIEALLQKKSSKSVTLVQPQRGKKRKLLKMAMKNAELHLKEFLLNRIARADYIPKSLSALKKDLTLDEIPRRIEAFDISNFQGEDAVGAMVCFINGAPRKSEYRKFKIKTVQGPDDFSMMRELLLRHYRRVQDEDKPLPDLILIDGGKGQLSAAVTVLKNLDLMDIALIGLAKRLEEVYKPEHSESQNIAKTSPGLSLLRRIRDESHRFAVTYHRKLRKKRTLHSVLDDVRGVGPNKRNALLTEFKSVNDIKNAKIEELQSVQGISSKLAESIKKQLIELMD
- a CDS encoding GWxTD domain-containing protein, encoding MKSCRIILLSFIIFFNIAFLQGQTNNAKSEYISFDVDYASFKAEEGKLLLEVYFLVSRSEFKFNKEEEKFASRHTIEIEIFRNDTLIVEDAWERIDRTEDVESVSSSQLLPDFSAFVLPAGIYNMRVVMTDVNTKISGVKQERIVLQSYQSDELVLSDVEFATSIKSVESNGIFTKYGRDIIPNAASTYGNELPVLYLYCEIYNLKSEEEFKDTEYQVEYMVTDLNGEEIIKLPAKVIKKPGQSSIDMGGINVVSLRSKGYIFRIRVTDLATNEVATRSKKFFIYRPGEVQVLAEGNPSDAFIGDGSYLESIYAEMTLKELDDEWEKLKILANKNERNLYKGSEEAARRKVILNYWKVREGRVSRDDYLERAALAKRQWSGMRDGWKTDRGRVILTYGKPDEIDRNPHSVDSRPFEIWRYFNIEGGIEFVFVDKQGFSDYELVHSSARNELQDYNWQRWIQFSATQSSQIGTIGR
- a CDS encoding acyl-CoA dehydrogenase family protein, whose amino-acid sequence is MRAYKGVDFYGIDGLLSEEERLTRDSVRNFVSEKVMPVIVENYRAGKFPVEMVNQLAELGVLGVSLPEEYGCAGSSSFIYGLICQELERGDSGIRSFVSVQSSLVMWPIFTFGSEEQKKKWLPVMAKGEVVGCFGLTESDAGSNPAGMRATAKKEENEWVLNGSKMWITNGSMADLALVWAKTDDGIRGFLVEKGTPGFSANEIRGKLSLRASDTSELVFDNCRIPMENVLPGSDGLKSPLSCLTQARYGIAWGVVGAAMACYDEALNYAKERIQFDKPIASFQLVQRKLVNMLTEITKSQLIAYRLGRLKDEGKATVERVSFAKRSNVKSALEVAKLAREILGAAGITDEHQAMRHMANLESVYTYEGTHDMHTLILGENITGIGAFN
- a CDS encoding ComF family protein, producing the protein MLCDASLEPENKLVCNSCWERLNPAEELESFISQDQIFSVFPYSPDMKTIIHELKYYGKTHLAGNLGNAVGKLILENKQLSNADYIVPVPLHKVRLRSRGFNQSELLSEKISEVTGISCVAGQLIRKRYTETQATLPLNKRAKNVEGAFQIKDDKIFNKKRVILVDDVITTGSTLLECIKVLKAGGAGEVKAVTAAMA
- a CDS encoding Glu/Leu/Phe/Val dehydrogenase, coding for MINDNNPFDIAMHNFDLAAEKLGLSENMRQRIKFPQRVLIVSIPVRMDNGDVFRFEGYRVQHNMMRGPAKGGVRYHPNVTMDEVKALATWMTWKCAVVGIPYGGGKGGVTCNPKEMSQNELERLTRRYFSEIMPIIGPEKDIPAPDVYTNAQTMAWMMDTFSVNKGYTVPGVVTGKPIEIGGSLGRESATARGVIYTVESAAKHLNIDLSNATCAVQGYGNAGGNAARLIHELGTKVVAVSDSKGGIYNKNGLDPDEVAKHKKETDSVIGFSGADDITNTELLAIECDILIPAALENAITKENADDVKAKIIAEAANGPTTPEADKILEDKGIFIIPDILANAGGVTVSYFEWVQNGQNFFWSLEEINDRLRTVMLEAFKSVFETKEKYHAHMRIAANMLGISRVAEAAELRGLYP
- the mce gene encoding methylmalonyl-CoA epimerase is translated as MKKLDHVAVAVKSIEDMRQLFTDLLGVEPELENIPDENVNTAVYNLNDVSIELIEPAGEEGPINRFLDKRGNGLHHICFEVDNIEDAVKEYSSKGFEVIDSTPKRGTGGKQIVFLHPKSTGGILIELNSIPAEARKSDD
- a CDS encoding ROK family protein encodes the protein MESIKIGIDLGGSKFRIGLVNSDNAFIGDSIRVPIDEIIESDELVSRITDSVNSILDSNGLTKKDIVGMGIGSPGPLDPETGIILETLNLKYLRGYPLGDKLKESLSLNIVIGNDANCFVLGQQLAGAAAGYQNVFGITLGTGFGCGVIIDGALLEGSTGTAGEFAISPYLDGTFEDYISGRGLKKIYKKLSGELKRPFQIEDEARNGSTVAIEAFQEFGYHIGNSLSYIVNLLDPEIIVIGGSIANAYDLFIESVWKNLNKNIYKIPAERLKIEPAVDGELNAVLGAAMLVDARTKRIPGKE